A single genomic interval of Rhizobium leguminosarum bv. trifolii WSM1325 harbors:
- a CDS encoding Peptidase M23 (PFAM: Peptidase M23~KEGG: rec:RHECIAT_CH0004020 putative peptidase protein, M23/M37 family), translating to MIRSLGNEPPLLADGRRAPDRREVSLRWLSGTFLTGITSSVLMGVALFAALDGRQQLAIPAEAYASVAADAHEDTTVVRGGRLIAPAIAAKPSDRAIMEVSTVVHDGEKEVVRRQPFAHVKMTLAANHVATEDYPDFDPLAIFSADEPQPAPQSRTGALYGSDVESEVSLKTIPFPTGKTSMQMASGLSLEEVEENVRSNGSVLTDGNTQLAALYYVDPRRFSNEDADVDLTAGLSARVLEQNMTVSASESITPQTEEFADDILPVRVDTPIAKALTDSGYPQQYADGIAGYIAQQLGSGDLDKGDVLRIGIIQKGEQAKIIRASVYRGTRHLVTVAVDDKGRYVPGSEPPMLDAIATAFDDNSFAPPPGQNLPRVYDGIYRAALSYGMTKDMTALIIKLLASNVDFQAQLRPTDSLEAFFSVADSAGQATEDSELLYVNARFGDTQTRFYRFQDPEDGTVDYFDENGKSIRQFLLRNPVPNGIFKSGFGMRRHPILGFARMHTGVDWAAPRGTAIIAAGNGTVEKAGWDSGGYGNQTIVRHANGYESSYNHQSAIAKGVVPGAKIRQGQVIGWVGTTGESTGPHLHYELIVNGTKVDPLRIRLPGGKSLQGEALAKFEDERKRIDTLLNNQTPDQVASK from the coding sequence ATGATCCGCTCGTTGGGCAACGAGCCTCCGCTTCTGGCAGACGGCAGACGCGCGCCCGACCGGCGCGAAGTTTCCTTGCGCTGGCTCTCGGGCACGTTCCTCACAGGCATTACATCATCCGTCCTGATGGGTGTCGCCCTTTTTGCCGCCCTTGATGGCCGCCAGCAATTGGCGATCCCCGCCGAAGCCTATGCAAGTGTTGCGGCGGACGCGCATGAGGATACGACAGTGGTCCGCGGTGGCCGGCTGATCGCGCCCGCCATCGCCGCAAAACCGTCCGACCGTGCCATTATGGAAGTCTCAACCGTCGTCCACGACGGCGAAAAGGAAGTCGTCCGCCGCCAGCCCTTCGCGCATGTGAAGATGACGCTGGCCGCCAACCATGTGGCGACGGAGGACTATCCGGACTTCGATCCTCTGGCGATCTTTTCCGCCGACGAGCCGCAGCCCGCGCCGCAAAGCCGCACAGGCGCGCTTTACGGCTCCGACGTCGAATCCGAAGTCAGCCTGAAGACCATTCCCTTCCCGACCGGCAAGACCAGCATGCAGATGGCATCCGGCCTGTCGCTCGAGGAGGTCGAAGAGAATGTGCGCTCCAACGGCTCGGTGCTGACCGACGGCAACACGCAGCTCGCAGCCCTTTATTACGTCGATCCGCGTCGTTTCTCCAACGAGGATGCCGATGTCGATCTGACCGCCGGTCTGTCCGCCCGCGTGCTCGAACAGAACATGACGGTCTCCGCATCGGAATCGATCACGCCGCAGACCGAAGAATTCGCCGACGACATCCTGCCGGTGCGCGTCGACACGCCCATCGCCAAGGCGCTGACGGATTCAGGCTATCCGCAGCAATATGCCGATGGCATCGCCGGCTATATCGCGCAGCAACTGGGTTCTGGTGATCTCGACAAGGGCGATGTGCTGCGCATCGGCATCATTCAGAAGGGCGAACAGGCAAAGATCATCCGAGCCAGCGTCTATCGCGGCACGCGCCATCTCGTCACCGTAGCCGTCGACGACAAGGGCAGATATGTGCCCGGCAGCGAGCCGCCGATGTTGGATGCCATCGCCACCGCCTTCGATGACAATTCGTTCGCACCGCCCCCCGGCCAGAACCTGCCGCGCGTCTATGACGGCATCTATCGTGCTGCCCTTTCCTACGGCATGACCAAGGATATGACGGCGCTGATCATCAAGCTGCTCGCCAGCAATGTCGATTTTCAGGCGCAGTTGAGGCCGACCGACAGTCTCGAAGCCTTCTTCTCCGTCGCCGACAGCGCTGGTCAGGCGACCGAGGATTCCGAACTGCTCTATGTCAACGCCCGTTTCGGCGATACGCAGACGCGCTTCTACCGCTTCCAGGACCCCGAAGACGGCACGGTCGATTATTTCGACGAGAACGGCAAGAGCATCCGCCAGTTCCTGCTGCGTAACCCGGTTCCGAACGGCATCTTCAAATCGGGCTTCGGCATGCGCCGCCATCCGATCCTCGGTTTTGCCCGCATGCACACCGGCGTCGATTGGGCTGCACCGCGCGGCACGGCGATCATCGCCGCCGGCAACGGCACGGTCGAAAAAGCCGGCTGGGATTCCGGCGGTTACGGCAACCAGACGATCGTGCGCCATGCCAACGGCTATGAATCCTCCTACAATCACCAGAGCGCCATCGCCAAGGGCGTCGTCCCCGGTGCCAAGATCCGCCAGGGCCAGGTGATCGGCTGGGTCGGTACGACGGGCGAATCCACCGGCCCTCACCTGCATTACGAGCTGATCGTCAACGGCACCAAGGTCGATCCGCTGCGCATCCGCCTGCCGGGCGGCAAATCGCTGCAGGGCGAGGCGCTGGCGAAATTCGAAGACGAGCGCAAACGCATCGATACGCTGCTCAACAACCAGACGCCGGACCAGGTGGCGAGCAAGTAG
- a CDS encoding ATP-dependent chaperone ClpB (KEGG: rec:RHECIAT_CH0004021 chaperone heat-shock protein~TIGRFAM: ATP-dependent chaperone ClpB~PFAM: ATPase AAA-2 domain protein; AAA ATPase central domain protein; ATPase associated with various cellular activities AAA_5; Clp domain protein~SMART: AAA ATPase) — protein sequence MNIEKYSERVRGFIQSAQTYALAQGHQQFTPEHVLKVLLDDDQGMAASLIERAGGDAKAARLANDAALAKLPKISGGNGNIYLAQPLAKVLSTAEEAAKKAGDSFVTVERLLQALAIESSASTFSTLKNAGVTAQGLNQVINDIRKGRTADSSNAEQGFDSLKKFARDLTAEAREGKLDPVIGRDDEIRRTIQVLSRRTKNNPVLIGEPGVGKTAIVEGLALRIVNGDVPESLKDKKLMALDMGALIAGAKYRGEFEERLKAVLNEVQAENGEIILFIDEMHTLVGAGKADGAMDASNLLKPALARGELHCVGATTLDEYRKHVEKDPALARRFQPVVVDEPTVEDTISILRGLKEKYEQHHKVRIADAALVAAATLSNRYITDRFLPDKAIDLMDEAAARLRMQVDSKPEELDELDRRIMQLKIEREALKKETDVASADRLKRLETEVTDLEEQADALTARWQAEKQKLGLAADLKKQLDDARNELAIAQRKGEFQRAGELTYGVIPDLEKQLVDAEKQDGDRGAMVQEVVTPDNIAHIVSRWTGIPVDRMLEGERDKLLRMEDELAKSVIGQGDAVQAVSRAVRRARAGLQDPNRPIGSFIFLGPTGVGKTELTKALARFLFDDETAMVRMDMSEYMEKHSVARLIGAPPGYVGYDEGGALTEAVRRRPYQVVLFDEIEKAHPDVFNILLQVLDDGRLTDGQGRTVDFRNTMIIMTSNLGAEYLTQLRDGDDSDTVREQVMEVVRGHFRPEFLNRIDEIILFHRLKREEMGAIVDIQLKRLVALLSERKIIIDLDEEARHWLANKGYDPVYGARPLKRVIQKFVQDPLAEQILSGQVPDGSTVTVTSGSDRLQFRTRQTVSEAA from the coding sequence ATGAATATCGAGAAATATTCGGAGCGGGTGCGCGGTTTCATCCAGTCCGCCCAGACCTATGCGCTGGCGCAGGGTCACCAGCAATTCACGCCCGAACATGTGCTGAAAGTCCTGCTCGACGACGATCAGGGCATGGCGGCGTCGCTGATCGAGCGCGCCGGCGGCGATGCCAAGGCCGCCCGCCTGGCCAATGACGCGGCTCTCGCCAAGTTGCCGAAGATCTCCGGCGGCAACGGCAACATCTATCTGGCACAACCGCTCGCTAAGGTCCTTTCGACCGCCGAAGAAGCGGCGAAGAAGGCCGGCGACAGCTTCGTAACCGTCGAGCGCCTGCTGCAGGCGCTGGCGATCGAATCCTCGGCCTCGACCTTTTCGACGCTGAAGAACGCAGGCGTGACGGCCCAGGGCCTCAACCAGGTCATCAACGACATCCGCAAGGGCCGGACGGCGGATTCCTCCAATGCCGAGCAGGGTTTTGACTCGCTGAAGAAGTTCGCACGCGATCTCACCGCCGAAGCCCGCGAGGGCAAGCTCGACCCGGTGATCGGCCGCGACGACGAAATCCGCCGCACCATCCAGGTGCTTTCGCGCCGTACCAAGAACAATCCAGTGCTGATCGGCGAACCCGGCGTCGGCAAGACGGCGATCGTCGAGGGCCTGGCGCTGCGCATCGTCAACGGTGACGTGCCGGAATCGCTCAAGGACAAGAAGCTGATGGCGCTCGACATGGGCGCGCTGATTGCCGGTGCGAAATACCGCGGCGAATTCGAGGAGCGGCTGAAGGCCGTGCTCAATGAAGTCCAGGCGGAAAACGGCGAGATCATCCTGTTCATCGACGAGATGCACACGCTGGTCGGCGCCGGCAAGGCGGATGGGGCGATGGATGCCTCCAACCTCCTGAAGCCGGCTCTTGCCCGCGGTGAGCTGCATTGCGTCGGCGCGACCACGCTCGACGAATACCGCAAACATGTCGAGAAGGATCCGGCCCTTGCCCGCCGCTTCCAGCCCGTCGTCGTCGATGAACCGACGGTCGAAGACACGATCTCGATCCTGCGCGGCTTGAAGGAAAAATACGAGCAGCATCACAAGGTGCGCATCGCCGATGCGGCGCTGGTGGCTGCGGCGACGCTTTCCAACCGCTATATCACCGATCGTTTCCTGCCGGACAAGGCGATCGACCTGATGGACGAGGCGGCAGCGCGGTTGCGCATGCAGGTGGATTCCAAGCCGGAAGAGCTCGACGAACTCGACCGCCGTATCATGCAGCTGAAGATCGAGCGCGAAGCGCTGAAAAAGGAAACGGACGTCGCGTCTGCCGACCGTCTGAAGCGGCTTGAAACCGAAGTGACCGATCTCGAGGAACAGGCCGATGCGCTGACGGCCCGCTGGCAGGCGGAAAAGCAGAAACTCGGCCTTGCCGCCGATCTCAAGAAGCAGCTCGATGATGCCCGCAACGAACTGGCGATCGCCCAGCGCAAAGGCGAATTCCAGCGTGCCGGCGAGCTGACCTACGGCGTCATTCCCGATCTTGAAAAGCAGCTCGTCGATGCCGAGAAGCAGGATGGCGACCGCGGCGCGATGGTGCAGGAGGTGGTCACCCCCGACAATATCGCCCATATCGTTTCCCGCTGGACCGGCATTCCGGTCGACAGGATGCTGGAGGGCGAACGTGACAAGCTGCTTCGGATGGAAGACGAACTGGCGAAATCGGTGATCGGCCAAGGCGATGCGGTTCAGGCCGTGTCGCGCGCCGTCCGCCGCGCGCGCGCCGGCCTGCAGGATCCGAACCGGCCGATCGGCTCGTTCATCTTCCTCGGCCCGACCGGCGTCGGCAAGACGGAGCTCACCAAGGCGCTCGCCCGCTTCCTCTTCGACGACGAAACGGCGATGGTGCGCATGGACATGTCGGAATATATGGAGAAGCACTCCGTTGCCCGGCTGATCGGTGCACCTCCCGGCTATGTCGGTTATGACGAAGGCGGAGCGCTGACGGAAGCCGTGCGTCGCAGACCCTATCAGGTCGTGCTGTTCGACGAGATCGAAAAGGCGCATCCCGACGTCTTCAACATCCTGCTGCAGGTGCTGGACGATGGACGCCTGACCGACGGTCAGGGCCGGACGGTCGATTTCCGCAACACGATGATCATCATGACCTCGAACCTCGGCGCCGAATATCTGACGCAACTGAGGGATGGCGACGACAGCGACACGGTTCGCGAGCAGGTGATGGAGGTCGTGCGCGGGCATTTCCGGCCGGAATTCCTGAACCGCATCGACGAGATCATTCTGTTCCATCGCTTGAAGCGCGAGGAGATGGGCGCGATCGTCGATATCCAGCTGAAGCGGCTGGTGGCTTTGCTGTCCGAGCGCAAGATCATCATCGATCTCGACGAGGAAGCCCGGCACTGGCTGGCGAACAAGGGTTACGATCCGGTCTACGGTGCAAGGCCGCTGAAGCGGGTGATCCAGAAGTTCGTGCAGGATCCGCTGGCCGAGCAGATCCTGTCCGGCCAGGTGCCGGATGGATCGACGGTGACGGTGACGAGCGGTTCGGACCGGCTGCAGTTCAGGACGAGGCAGACGGTGAGCGAAGCAGCGTAA
- a CDS encoding conserved hypothetical protein (KEGG: rec:RHECIAT_CH0004022 hypothetical protein), whose product MRPGQQNKRGRGRGNNNNGGGGNNNNNNFNRKGGNPLTRTYDSSGPDVKIRGTAQHIAEKYAQLARDAQSSGDRVIAENYLQHAEHYNRIIASAQAQMQERFQRDDRGEYNDRDGADRDGDDMDNNDNENDNDGDDVVIVQPPQSRPHQPQQSRQHQPQAQPKPVAAQAPAPAPQSEVIDGTGPQPEIEGIPAEVAMDEEGAGGQPRERQPRRRSTGSRPRRPRRGAEGEEAAAEGEGASAEAPVLADVTSE is encoded by the coding sequence ATGAGGCCAGGACAGCAGAACAAGCGCGGTCGAGGGCGTGGCAACAATAACAACGGCGGCGGTGGAAATAACAATAACAACAATTTCAACCGCAAGGGCGGCAATCCGCTGACCCGGACCTATGACAGCTCCGGCCCCGATGTGAAGATTCGCGGTACTGCGCAGCATATCGCCGAAAAATACGCACAGCTCGCCCGCGACGCCCAAAGCTCCGGCGACCGCGTGATTGCCGAGAATTATCTCCAGCACGCCGAACATTATAATCGTATCATCGCCAGCGCCCAGGCGCAGATGCAGGAACGCTTCCAGCGCGACGATCGCGGCGAGTACAATGATCGCGACGGTGCGGACCGCGACGGCGACGACATGGACAACAATGACAATGAGAATGACAATGACGGCGACGATGTCGTTATCGTCCAGCCGCCGCAGAGCAGGCCGCACCAGCCGCAGCAGAGCAGACAGCACCAGCCGCAGGCACAGCCGAAGCCGGTAGCCGCTCAGGCGCCTGCGCCGGCACCCCAGTCCGAGGTCATCGATGGAACCGGCCCGCAGCCGGAGATCGAAGGCATTCCGGCCGAAGTCGCCATGGACGAGGAAGGTGCCGGCGGCCAGCCGCGCGAACGCCAGCCCCGCCGCCGCAGCACCGGCAGCCGCCCCCGTCGCCCGCGTCGGGGTGCCGAGGGCGAAGAAGCAGCCGCTGAAGGCGAAGGTGCCTCTGCCGAGGCGCCAGTGCTGGCTGACGTCACATCGGAATGA
- a CDS encoding modification methylase, HemK family (KEGG: ret:RHE_CH03755 protoporphyrinogen oxidase (methyltransferase) protein~TIGRFAM: modification methylase, HemK family~PFAM: methyltransferase small; Methyltransferase type 12) translates to MSSTVADMLADARRRFTEAGIVDPATDARLLVAGLLKLSPTELLTRSAERLSAEQAEAIFRALERRLGHEPVHRILGEREFYGLPLRLSAETLEPRPDTEILVDTVLVYLKDLAKVQSRLHILDMGTGTGAICLALLSDCPDASGVGSDISADALLTARSNAERNGLQDRFQVVQSSWFENIQGSFHAIVSNPPYIASNVIHDLAPEVTKFDPAAALDGGPDGLDAYKAIAKDAARFIRPDGVVGLEIGYDQRNDVTAIFEAKGFRCLKSVKDYGQNDRVLVFALA, encoded by the coding sequence ATGAGCTCGACGGTCGCCGATATGCTTGCCGATGCGCGCCGCCGCTTCACCGAAGCAGGTATCGTCGACCCGGCGACCGATGCGCGGCTGCTGGTCGCGGGCCTTCTGAAACTGTCGCCGACCGAGCTGTTGACGCGATCGGCCGAGAGGCTTTCTGCTGAGCAAGCCGAAGCGATTTTCAGGGCGCTGGAGCGGCGCCTCGGTCATGAGCCGGTGCATCGCATTCTCGGCGAGCGGGAATTCTATGGCCTGCCACTTCGGCTCTCGGCGGAAACGCTGGAACCGCGGCCGGATACGGAAATCCTGGTCGATACGGTTCTCGTCTATCTCAAGGACCTTGCAAAGGTGCAAAGCCGTCTCCATATCCTTGACATGGGAACCGGGACGGGGGCGATATGCCTTGCGCTTTTGAGTGACTGTCCTGATGCGTCAGGTGTCGGCAGCGACATATCGGCGGATGCACTTCTGACGGCAAGATCGAATGCAGAAAGAAACGGATTGCAGGATCGTTTTCAGGTCGTACAGTCGAGTTGGTTCGAGAACATCCAGGGATCCTTTCACGCGATTGTCTCAAATCCGCCCTATATTGCTTCCAATGTCATTCACGATCTCGCTCCCGAAGTGACCAAATTTGATCCGGCTGCGGCTCTGGATGGCGGCCCGGATGGGCTTGACGCTTACAAAGCCATAGCCAAGGATGCGGCAAGGTTCATCAGGCCCGATGGGGTCGTCGGACTGGAGATCGGCTACGATCAGCGAAACGACGTGACGGCGATCTTTGAAGCGAAGGGCTTCAGGTGCCTCAAATCCGTAAAAGATTATGGTCAGAACGACAGGGTGCTCGTGTTCGCGCTCGCGTGA
- a CDS encoding peptide chain release factor 1 (TIGRFAM: peptide chain release factor 1~PFAM: Class I peptide chain release factor; PCRF domain protein~KEGG: ret:RHE_CH03756 peptide chain release factor 1), producing the protein MAKLPVEKMRELERRFGEIEARMSAGPAADVYVKLASEYSELQPVVTKIRVYEKAVAELADLETLLEDRSVDREMRELAELELPEVKEQIEVLEQEMQILLLPKDAADEKSAILEIRAGTGGSEAALFAGDLFRMYERFAAEKGWKVEVLSASEGEAGGYKEIIATITGRGVFAKLKFESGVHRVQRVPETEAGGRIHTSAATVAVLPEAEEIDIEIRAEDIRIDTMRSSGAGGQHVNTTDSAVRITHLPSGIVVTSSEKSQHQNRAKAMQVLRSRLYDAERQRADSERSADRKSQVGSGDRSERIRTYNFPQGRVTDHRINLTLYKLDRMMEGEIEEVVDALMADYQASQLAQLGEQQ; encoded by the coding sequence GTGGCGAAGCTTCCCGTTGAAAAGATGCGCGAGCTGGAACGTCGTTTCGGCGAGATCGAGGCGCGCATGTCGGCTGGCCCGGCTGCCGATGTCTATGTGAAGCTCGCATCCGAATATTCCGAGCTGCAGCCTGTCGTGACGAAGATCCGCGTCTATGAGAAGGCGGTCGCCGAGCTTGCCGATCTCGAAACGCTGCTCGAGGACAGGTCGGTCGACCGCGAGATGCGCGAACTCGCCGAGCTGGAGCTGCCCGAGGTGAAAGAGCAGATCGAGGTGCTTGAGCAGGAGATGCAGATCCTGCTTCTGCCGAAGGACGCAGCCGACGAAAAGAGCGCGATCCTCGAAATCCGCGCCGGCACGGGCGGCTCGGAAGCGGCCCTTTTCGCCGGCGATCTCTTTCGCATGTACGAGCGTTTTGCAGCGGAAAAGGGCTGGAAGGTGGAGGTGCTCTCGGCGAGCGAGGGCGAAGCCGGCGGCTACAAGGAAATCATCGCGACGATCACCGGCAGGGGTGTCTTTGCCAAGCTGAAATTCGAATCCGGCGTGCATCGTGTGCAACGCGTGCCGGAAACCGAGGCGGGTGGGCGTATCCATACGTCGGCCGCAACGGTTGCGGTGCTGCCGGAGGCCGAGGAGATCGACATCGAGATCCGAGCCGAAGACATCCGCATCGACACGATGCGCTCTTCGGGTGCTGGCGGCCAGCACGTCAATACGACGGACTCGGCAGTGCGCATCACCCATCTTCCGAGCGGCATCGTCGTCACCAGTTCGGAAAAATCGCAACACCAAAATCGCGCCAAGGCGATGCAGGTGCTGCGCTCCAGGCTTTACGATGCCGAGCGGCAGAGGGCCGATAGCGAGCGCTCTGCCGATCGCAAGAGCCAGGTCGGCTCCGGCGATCGCTCGGAACGTATCCGCACCTATAATTTCCCGCAGGGGCGGGTAACGGACCATCGCATCAATCTGACGCTCTATAAGCTCGACCGGATGATGGAAGGCGAGATCGAGGAGGTCGTCGACGCGCTGATGGCCGATTACCAGGCCAGCCAGCTGGCGCAGCTCGGCGAGCAACAATGA
- a CDS encoding PTSINtr with GAF domain, PtsP (KEGG: rec:RHECIAT_CH0004025 phosphoenolpyruvate--protein phosphotransferase protein (enzyme I of the phosphotransferase system)~TIGRFAM: phosphoenolpyruvate-protein phosphotransferase~PFAM: PEP-utilizing protein; PEP-utilising protein domain protein; PEP-utilising protein mobile region; GAF domain protein~SMART: GAF domain protein) yields the protein MRDLSGGPRVLLRRLRELMAEPLEPQDRLDRIVRQIAGNMVAEVCSVYVLRADGVLELYATEGLNREAVHLAQLKMGQGLVGTIAASAQPLNLSDAQSHPAFRYLPETGEEIYHSFLGVPILRTGRSLGVLVVQNKASRNYREEELEALETTAMVLAEMIATGELKKITKPGLELDLTRSVTVDGDTYNDGIGLGYVVLHEPRIVVTNLLNEDAEKEIRRLAEAMGSLRISIDDMLSRRDVSMEGEHREVLETYRMFAHDQGWVRKLEEAIRNGLTAEAAVEKVQSDTKARMMRLTDPYLRERMHDFEDLANRLLRQLTGYTGRTSGEGFPSDAIILARAMGAAELLDYPRANVRGLVLEEGAVTSHVVIVARAMGIPVIGQAAGVVALAENGDAVIIDADEGHVHLRPMADHRRSYEEKVRFRARRQEQFRALRAVEPVTKDGQRIALMMNAGLLVDLPQLSESGAEGIGLFRTELQFMIASTMPKAEEQEQFYRNVIKQAAGRTVTFRTLDIGGDKVVPYFRGHEEENPALGWRAIRLSLDRPGLLRTQLRALLKASADTELKLMVPMVTEVSELKMVRELLQKEVQHLSRFGHGLPRKLQFGAMLEVPALLWQLDELMEAVDFVSVGSNDLFQFSMAVDRGNARVSDRFDPLGKPFLRILRDIVRGADRNKTPVTLCGELASKPISAMALLGIGFRSISMSPASIGPVKAMLLGLDVGALTKAMDEVLDDHHALMPMREVLARFAESHNIPL from the coding sequence ATGAGAGACCTTTCCGGCGGTCCGCGCGTGCTGCTCAGGCGGCTGCGCGAGTTGATGGCGGAGCCGCTGGAGCCGCAGGATCGTCTTGACCGGATCGTCCGCCAGATCGCCGGCAACATGGTGGCGGAGGTTTGCTCCGTCTATGTGCTGCGCGCCGACGGTGTCCTCGAACTCTATGCAACCGAAGGCCTCAACCGCGAGGCCGTGCATCTGGCGCAACTGAAGATGGGGCAGGGCCTGGTCGGCACGATCGCGGCCTCGGCCCAGCCGCTCAACCTTTCCGACGCGCAGTCGCACCCTGCCTTCCGCTACCTGCCGGAAACGGGCGAAGAGATCTACCATTCCTTCCTCGGCGTGCCGATCCTCAGGACCGGGCGCTCGCTCGGTGTTCTCGTTGTGCAGAACAAGGCGAGCCGCAATTATCGCGAGGAAGAGCTGGAAGCGCTCGAGACGACGGCGATGGTGCTTGCAGAGATGATCGCCACCGGCGAGCTCAAGAAGATCACCAAGCCAGGCCTCGAACTCGACCTGACGCGTTCGGTCACCGTCGACGGCGACACTTATAATGACGGCATCGGCCTCGGTTACGTCGTGCTGCACGAGCCGCGCATCGTCGTCACCAACCTGCTGAACGAGGATGCCGAGAAGGAAATCCGGCGGCTGGCCGAAGCCATGGGCTCGCTGCGGATCTCGATCGACGACATGCTGTCGCGTCGCGACGTGTCGATGGAGGGCGAACACCGCGAGGTGCTCGAAACCTATCGCATGTTTGCGCATGACCAGGGCTGGGTGCGCAAGCTCGAGGAGGCGATCCGCAACGGCCTGACGGCGGAAGCAGCAGTCGAGAAGGTGCAGAGCGACACCAAGGCGCGGATGATGCGGTTGACCGACCCTTATCTGCGCGAACGCATGCATGATTTCGAGGATCTGGCGAACCGTTTGCTCAGACAGTTGACCGGTTATACCGGCCGGACGTCCGGCGAAGGTTTCCCCAGCGATGCGATCATTCTGGCGCGCGCCATGGGAGCAGCCGAACTGCTAGATTATCCGCGTGCCAATGTCCGCGGGCTGGTGCTGGAAGAAGGGGCGGTAACAAGCCATGTGGTGATCGTCGCGCGCGCCATGGGCATTCCGGTCATAGGTCAGGCGGCGGGCGTGGTGGCGCTCGCCGAGAATGGCGATGCCGTGATCATCGATGCCGACGAGGGACATGTGCATCTGCGGCCGATGGCCGATCACCGGCGTTCCTACGAGGAGAAGGTTCGCTTCCGTGCCAGGCGGCAGGAGCAGTTCCGGGCGCTGCGCGCCGTCGAGCCGGTGACCAAGGATGGGCAACGGATCGCGCTGATGATGAATGCCGGCCTGCTGGTCGACCTGCCGCAGCTTTCGGAATCGGGCGCCGAGGGCATCGGCCTTTTCCGCACCGAGCTGCAGTTCATGATCGCCTCCACCATGCCGAAGGCGGAGGAGCAGGAGCAGTTCTACCGCAATGTGATAAAGCAGGCGGCGGGCCGCACTGTCACCTTCCGTACGCTCGATATCGGCGGCGACAAGGTCGTGCCCTATTTCCGTGGCCATGAGGAAGAAAATCCCGCCCTCGGCTGGCGCGCCATCCGGTTGTCGCTCGACCGGCCGGGTCTGTTGCGCACCCAGTTGCGTGCTCTGCTGAAGGCATCGGCCGACACCGAGCTGAAGCTGATGGTGCCGATGGTGACCGAGGTTTCCGAGCTGAAGATGGTGCGCGAGCTCTTGCAGAAGGAAGTGCAGCATCTGTCGCGCTTCGGCCACGGGCTGCCGCGCAAGCTGCAATTCGGCGCGATGCTGGAGGTGCCTGCATTGCTCTGGCAGCTCGATGAACTGATGGAGGCGGTCGATTTCGTCTCGGTCGGTTCGAACGACCTCTTCCAGTTCTCGATGGCGGTCGATCGCGGCAATGCGCGGGTTTCGGACCGCTTCGATCCGCTCGGCAAGCCGTTCTTACGCATCCTGCGCGACATCGTACGCGGGGCGGACCGGAACAAGACACCGGTGACGCTCTGCGGCGAACTCGCCAGCAAACCGATCTCGGCGATGGCGCTGCTCGGCATCGGCTTCCGCTCGATTTCGATGTCGCCGGCCTCGATCGGGCCGGTGAAGGCGATGCTGCTCGGGCTGGATGTCGGGGCACTGACGAAGGCGATGGACGAGGTGCTGGACGATCACCACGCCTTGATGCCGATGCGCGAGGTGCTTGCCCGCTTCGCCGAGAGCCACAATATTCCCCTTTAG